The DNA region GAATTGACACGGCTTAGAGGCTTTCAGGATCTCCTCGGGCAGCCCGCAGCGGCGGCCACGATGATCGAGAATTGCGCGCGCCAGTTGATGGCGCGCTACGCGGTGCGCGAAATCCGCATCCCGCTGTTGGAGCGGGTGGAACTCTACCAGCGCTCCAGCGGCGAGACCTCCGACGTGGTTACCAAGCAGATGTACGCCTTCACCGATCGCGACGAAGGGCAAACCGTGCTGGCGCTACGGCCGGAGGGGACGCCCGGAGTGGTGCGGGCCTATGTCGAGGCAGGACTGGACAAGCGCGACCCGGAGCAGCGATTTTTTTACGGCGGGCCGATGTTTCGGCGCGAGCGGCCGCAAAAAGGGCGCTATCGCCAGTTCTATCAATTCGGAGTCGAAATCTTCGGTCGCGCGGATCCCGCTTGCGACGCCGAGCTGATTACAATGGTCGATGACCTGTGCCGCGAACTCAAGCTGGCGGTGGACTTCGAGATCAACTCCCTGGGGTGCCAGGAATGCCGGCCGGCGTTTCGTGCCGCCCTGCTGGCCTACGGGCGCGAGCATTGGGCACACCTATGCCACGATTGCCACGAGCGCCTGGAGCATAATCCACTGCGCCTGCTGGATTGCAAAATTGACGTCGAATTGGCTGCGGCCGCGCCTAAGAGCCTGGATTTTCTGTGCCCCCAATGCCGGCACCATTTCGACCTCGTCCAGCAATTGCTTGCTGCCGCCGGGGTCGCCTACAAGGTCAATCCGCGAATCGTGCGCGGCCTGGACTATTACGTCCGCACCACCTTCGAGGTCTATTGCCAGGCGCTGGGCGCGCAAAACGCGATCGCCGCCGGCGGGCGTTACGACGGCTTGGTGGCAACGCTGGGCGGAGCTTCGGTGCCGGCTAGCGGCTTCGCCATCGGGGTCGACCGTCTGGCCCTGGCGCTGGAGCTTGTCGCCCCCGGCTCAGCGCGTCGGGTGGCGCTGATTGCGCTGGGCGAGCAGGCCGTGGTGCGTGCGGCTGAGCTAGCCCGCCAACTGCGCCAGTACCCGTTCGAGGTAGAATTGCTCTCGCCCGAACGCAGCCTCAAAGCTCAGCTCAAGCGTGCCAATCATCTGGGTAGCCGCTATGCGGTGATCCTGGGCGAGGACGAATTGGCGCGCGGGCGGGCCCAACTACGCGACTTGGAGCGCAGCCTGCAGCACGAGGTGGCCCTGGAGGATTTGGCCCAAACCCTGTGCGCGCAGCGCCGTGAGGATGCTATTTAGTCCGTGCCGCACCCCAGCTATTGTCGACTGCACCTGTTATGAATGAACAAGCCATCTTCTCGCCGCTGCCGCCGTGGCCGCGGACCGATTATTGCGGCGCGCTGCGCCCGCCCGATCGCGGTCGCGAAGTCGCCCTGTGGGGCTGGGTAGCCACCCGGCGCGACCATGGTGGCCTGATTTTCATCGATCTGCGCGATCGCGAGGGCGTCGTCCAACTGGTCTTCAGCCCCGAACAGGCCCCCAAGGCCCATGAGGTCGCGCGTGCGGCGCGGGCCGAGTTCTACCTGGCAATCAAGGGCGTGGTAGTCGAGCGCTCGGCGGCCACGGTTAACGCCCAGCTGGCTACCGGCGCTATCGAGGTGGCGATAAGCCAGGCCGCGGTCCTCAATCCCTCCCAGCCGCCACCCTTTCCGCTGACCGAAGGCGAGGTTGGCAACGAGGAGGTGCGGCTACGCTACCGCTACCTGGACCTGCGCCGGCCTGAAATGCAGCGCAACCTGCGCCGCCGCCATCAGGCGGTGCGAGCGGTGCGCGATCATTTGGACGAGCAGGGTTTTGTCGAGATCGAGACTCCGATTCTGTGGCGGGCCACCCCCGAAGGAGCGCGCGATTATCTGGTCCCCAGCCGGGTCAATCCGGGCAAGTTCTATGCCCTACCGCAGTCGCCCCAGTTGCTCAAGCAATTGCTGATGGTGTCGGGCTTCGACCGCTACTACCAGATAGCACGCTGCTTTCGCGACGAAGATTTGCGCGCCAACCGCCAGCCCGAGTTCACCCAGATCGATATCGAGATGACCGGACCGCGTCCCGACGATATCGCCACCCTGATCGAAGGGATGCTGGCCAGCGTCTGGCGCCGGGTGCTCGGAGTCGAGGTGCCCATCCCGTTTCCGCGGCTCAGTTATGCCGATGCCATGGAGCGCTTCGGCAGCGACAAACCCGACCTGCGCTTCGAACTGGAACTCAAGCGGCTAGACCAGCCGTTGGCTAGCACAGGTTTCAAGGTTTTCGCCGAGGCCTTGGCCCGGGGAGAGAACATCTATGGTTTGCGCTTGCCCGGCGCTATGACGCTCAGCCGGCGCGAGCTTGATGAGATGGTCGAATCGATGCGCCAGCGGCAGAACCTGGGGTTGGCGTGGACGCGCTTTCAGGACAACGGCTGGCAAGGTCCGGTGGCGCGCCATCTGGGCGAGGCTTCTCTAGAACGGATGCGCCAGGCGCTGGCGGTTGAAAGCGGCGACCTGGTCCTGCTGATGGCGGGGAGGGCGGCCAAGGTACGCCCGGCGCTGGGCGATTTGCGCCTGCAACTGGGCGACAAGTTCGGTTTGCGCTCGCCCGAGCGGCGCGCCTTCTTATGGGTCGTCGATTTTCCGCTCTTCGAGTATAGTGAGCAGGAGGCTCGCTTGGTTTCGGTCAACCATCCCTTTACTGCGCCCCAGCCCGCCGACCTGCCTTTGCTCGACAGCCGGCCGCTGGAGG from Candidatus Binataceae bacterium includes:
- the hisS gene encoding histidine--tRNA ligase, whose amino-acid sequence is MTRLRGFQDLLGQPAAAATMIENCARQLMARYAVREIRIPLLERVELYQRSSGETSDVVTKQMYAFTDRDEGQTVLALRPEGTPGVVRAYVEAGLDKRDPEQRFFYGGPMFRRERPQKGRYRQFYQFGVEIFGRADPACDAELITMVDDLCRELKLAVDFEINSLGCQECRPAFRAALLAYGREHWAHLCHDCHERLEHNPLRLLDCKIDVELAAAAPKSLDFLCPQCRHHFDLVQQLLAAAGVAYKVNPRIVRGLDYYVRTTFEVYCQALGAQNAIAAGGRYDGLVATLGGASVPASGFAIGVDRLALALELVAPGSARRVALIALGEQAVVRAAELARQLRQYPFEVELLSPERSLKAQLKRANHLGSRYAVILGEDELARGRAQLRDLERSLQHEVALEDLAQTLCAQRREDAI
- the aspS gene encoding aspartate--tRNA ligase, which produces MNEQAIFSPLPPWPRTDYCGALRPPDRGREVALWGWVATRRDHGGLIFIDLRDREGVVQLVFSPEQAPKAHEVARAARAEFYLAIKGVVVERSAATVNAQLATGAIEVAISQAAVLNPSQPPPFPLTEGEVGNEEVRLRYRYLDLRRPEMQRNLRRRHQAVRAVRDHLDEQGFVEIETPILWRATPEGARDYLVPSRVNPGKFYALPQSPQLLKQLLMVSGFDRYYQIARCFRDEDLRANRQPEFTQIDIEMTGPRPDDIATLIEGMLASVWRRVLGVEVPIPFPRLSYADAMERFGSDKPDLRFELELKRLDQPLASTGFKVFAEALARGENIYGLRLPGAMTLSRRELDEMVESMRQRQNLGLAWTRFQDNGWQGPVARHLGEASLERMRQALAVESGDLVLLMAGRAAKVRPALGDLRLQLGDKFGLRSPERRAFLWVVDFPLFEYSEQEARLVSVNHPFTAPQPADLPLLDSRPLEARALAYDVVLNGEELGGGSIRIHNADLQMKIFELLGFSREEARSKFGFLLEALTYGAPPHGGIALGVDRIAMILSATDSLRDVMAFPKTQRATDLMTGAPSEVDNRQLQELSIRVVK